In Parus major isolate Abel chromosome 1, Parus_major1.1, whole genome shotgun sequence, the following proteins share a genomic window:
- the LOC107211171 gene encoding M1-specific T cell receptor beta chain-like: MDTLRGNWAITQKQQWQRKDVVCGSAMVQPQPGSSPMQPTGLAQRSGSRGDVFLQLQNSVNNQQLFFGSGTKLTVIGKDDEILPPAVAIFSPSKQEIQQKSKATLVCLASGFYPDHLTLAWRVNGVRRTEGVGTDEFSTQNGSTYSLTSRLRMPAWEWFNPLNRFECVANFFHNGTTQSINKFIHGDAGCALTEGTCGFSHKENFASSLRQLSVCILIPALLTLSTTCGRYLLYG; the protein is encoded by the exons ATGGATACACTGAGAGGTAATTGGGCTATCACACAGAAACAGCAATGGCAAAGGAAGGATGTGGTCTGTGGTTCTGCCATGGTTCAGCCCCAACCAGGATCAAGCCCCATGCAG CCCACAGGCTTGGCTCAGAGATCTGGGAGTAGAGGAgatgtttttctgcagctgcaaaaCAGTGTGAATAATCAGCAGTTGTTCTTTGGCAGTGGGACAAAACTTACAGTCATAG ggAAGGATGATGAAATCCTACCTCCAGCTGTGGCCATCTTTTCCCCATCAAAGCAGGAGATCCAGCAGAAGAGCAAGGCCACGCTGGTGTGCCTGGCCTCTGGCTTCTACCCTGACCACCTGACTCTGGCCTGGAGGGTGAATGGTGTGAGAAGGACCGAGGGGGTGGGGACAGACGAGTTCTCCACACAGAATGGGAGCACCTACTCGCTGACCAGCCGACTGAGGATGCCAGCCTGGGAATGGTTCAACCCTTTGAATCGCTTTGAGTGTGTTGccaatttttttcacaatggAACAACGCAGTCAATAAACAAATTTATCCATGGTGATGCTG GTTGTGCACTCACAGAAGGTACGTGTGGCTTCTCACATAAGGAGAATTTTGCCTCTTCTCTCAGGCAATTAtctgtgtgtattttaattCCAGCTTTACTGACACTAAGCACAACGTGTGGGAGATATCTGCTGTATGGATAG